ATGATCACTCTTATTTCATTTCCAATATAGAGGAGCTGGATCTCAGCTGGTTTAGTCCGAATGATAAAATTGGTATCTGCGGAGCTACTTCTACACCGATGTGGTTAATGGAACAGGTAAAAGCAAAACTGGAGTCTTTATAGTCAAAGACTTGTTCATCATTAAAAAGTAATTATTCAAACGCCGTTTTAAGGCACATTAAGCATAATAGTATATTTGTCGCAGAAACCGGCCCATATTGATATTTTGGGTTAGTTCTTTATGTAAACTATGGGAAAAAAGGGTATATTATTAGTGAATTTAGGAACTCCGGACAGCCCGGAAGTAAAAGATGTACGCAGATATCTGGATCAATTTTTAATGGATGAGCGTGTTATCGATATTAACAGACTGAACAGAACATTATTAGTAAAAGGAATAATAGTACCTTTCCGTAGTCCGAAAACGGCTAAATTATACAAAGAAATCTGGGATGAAAATGGTTCTCCTTTATTGTATTACAGTAAAATACAAGCAGCCCTGGTTCAGGAGCAGTTAGGACCTGAATATCATGTGGAATTAGCTATGCGTTACCAGAATCCATCCATTGAATCTGCTTTAGAAAGAATGAAGGCCGGATTGGTTGAAAGTATCCAGGTTATCCCGTTATTTCCTCAGTATGCATCTGCAAGTACCGGATCTGTCGTTCAGAAGGTGATGGAGATTGTTGGTAAATGGCAGACTATTCCTCCTATATCATTTGTGAGCTCTTTCCATGATAATGAGATGATGATCAGTACTTTTGCTGATAATGCGAGAAAATATCAGCCAGAAACTTATGATCAGATTCTGTTTAGTTTCCATGGTTTACCTGAGCGTCAGCTTATCAAATGCGATCACTCTGGTCAGCATTGTCTGCAGAAAGATGATTGTTGTGCTACTTTAACAGACGTAAACAAATTTTGTTATTCGGCGCAATGTCATGATACGGCAAGACTGATTGCTGCAGAACTGAATATACCGGCATCACAGTATTCTGTATGTTTTCAATCCAGATTAGGAAAAGAACCATGGGTACAGCCTTATACTACAGATGTATTGAAAGAGCTGGCTGCCAAAGGCAAAAAAAGACTTCTGGTGTTCTGTCCTGCTTTTGTAGCTGATTGCCTGGAAACACTTTATGAAGTAACCGTTGAATATGGTGAAGAATTTAAAGAATTAGGTGGTGAAGAAGTACAACTGGTTTCCAGTTTAAATGATCACCCGCAATGGATTGCCACTTTGGTGAAAATGGTTAAAGACCATCACGGGAAATAAATGGCTCCAGATAGGTTAAAATCTGTCTGGTAGCTCCCTTTTTATCCTGAACATATTTTTTGGCAGCAGTTCCTGCATCGGCATCATGCTGTAATTTCTCAAAAGCAGATGATAGCTGAGGCATAGAGCTGATAGTTATTGCTGCGTTAATCTGCAATAAGTCTTTTGCTTCCTGGAATTTATCGTATTTAGGTCCGAAGATTACGGGTAAACCAAAAGCAGCGGCTTCCAGGGTGTTATGAATACTGACACCGAAACCTCCGCCAATATAAACCACCTTTCCATATTGATAAATTGAAGAAAGCAAGCCAATGTTGTCAATAAGCATAACCTGACTCTCGGGTTGAGAAACCTGTCCATCTAATTGAGTATAACGCAATGCACCGGGAATGAGTTTGACGAGCTGGTCTATATGAGAAGGGCCAATTTCATGAGGGGCAATGATAAACTTCCATTGCGGATAAGCGGCGATCAGAGCAATAATCAGCTGTTCATCCTGAGGCCAGGTACTTCCTGCAATAAAAACCGGAGCCTGTCCGCAGAATTCTTCAATAAGCGGTAATGGCTGAACAGTTAATACATTCTCTGCTACCCTGTCAAAGCGTGTATCACCACTAAGACTCACGTTTTTAAAATTTAATCCCTCCAAAAGATTCACGCTCTCTGTGTTCTGTACAAAAAAATGGGTTACACAATGAAGCATCTTGCGGTAAAAACCGCCGTACCATTTGAAAAATAATTGGTTGGGTCTGAAAATCCCTGAAATAATCAATAATGGTACTTTTCTTTCATGCAGTAACTGGAAATAATGATACCAGAATTCATATTTGGTGAAAATTGCAATTTCCGGCTGTATAAGATCTATAAAACGTCTTGCATTTTTTTTAGTATCCAGTGGAAGATAGAAAATGCCATCTGCGAGAGCGTAATTTTTACGGATTTCATAGCCCGAAGGAGAGAAGAAAGTAACTATGATTTTTTTTTCCGGATGTGTTTTTTTTAGTTCTTCTAAAACGGGTCTGCCCTGTTCAAATTCGCCCAGAGAGGCAAAGTGAAACCAGATGTGTTTTTGATTTCCGTCTGCTTTTTCTTTAATCTTACTAAAGATATTTTCTCTGCCTTTCAGGAATAATTTAGCCTTCAGGTTAAAGAACGAAACGATGTATATGAGCATCTTGTAAAGCGCAATCCCAAAATTATAAAGCAAAAGCATTTTGTTGTTTTTTATTATCTTAGCCGAAGATACTTGATTAAAATTTAAAATTTTCTGATTATATGTTAAGTCATTAGGCTTTAGTATGATGTATCTGAGTTCTGTTTGAAATCTGATCATCTGAATTTAAGCAGGCTGTGAGTTATTTAAACGAGTTAAATATATTTTAAAATATCTATATGAAAATTGCCGTAATCGGAACAGGTTATGTTGGGCTTGTGACAGGAACCTGCCTTGCTGAAACAGGTAATACTGTAATTTGTGTTGACATCAATGAAGCGAAGGTCCTGAAAATGCAAAATGGAGAGATTCCTATTTATGAACCAGGATTAGACGTCTTATTTCTTAGAAATATTGAACAAAAAAGATTGACTTTTACTACTGATCTGGCTGTGGCAGTAGCATCGGCACAGATTATCTTTATGGCTTTGCCAACGCCTCCGGGCGGGGATGGTGCAGCTGATTTATCTTATATCTTAGGGGCAGCTAAAGACATTGCCAAACTGGTTACTGAGTATAAAGTGATTGTTAATAAATCTACTGTTCCTGTAGGCACAGCCGATAAAGTACAGGCAGTATTTGCAGAACATACCAGTGTTAAAATAGATGTAGTTTCAAATCCTGAATTTTTACGTGAAGGGGTTGCAGTAGAAGATTTTATGAAACCTGACCGTGTTGTTATCGGGACAAGAAGTGAGCAGGCGCGAAAACTGATGGCAGAACTTTACGGGCCATATGTTCGTCAGGGGAACCCGGTTCTTTTTATGGACGAAAAATCCTCTGAACTGACTAAATATGCTGCTAATTCATTCCTGGCGACAAAAATTACCTTCATGAATGAAGTAGCCAATTTATGTGAGCTTGTTGGTGCTGATGTCGATGCTGTGCGCAGAGGAATCGGATCTGATGACAGAATTGGAAAACGTTTTCTTTTTCCTGGTATAGGATACGGAGGTTCCTGCTTCCCTAAAGATGTGCAGGCCCTGGCAAAATCTGCTGAAGAGAATAAATATGATTTCCAGATCCTTAAAGCTGTAATGAATATCAATGAGAAGCAAAAGACGGTATTGGTAAATAAATTATTAAGCTATTATCATGATGATTTGAAAGGCAAGCATTTCGCGTTATGGGGACTTGCTTTTAAACCTGAAACTGATGATATCCGTGAGGCTCCTGCTTTATACATTATAGATGAACTGATAGCAAAAGGAGCTACAGTTACAGTTTTTGATCCTGAAGGAATGGAAAATGTAAAAGCCCTGATTGGAGATAAAGTAGCTTATGCAAATAATCAGTACGATGCGCTGGACGCAGCTGATGCTTTGTTGATCGCTACTGAGTGGTCAGTTTTCCGTAATCCTGATTTTGAGAGAATGGAAGAGAAATTAGCCAGCAAGGTCATTTTTGATGGTCGTAATTTATACGATTTGCAGAAGATGATCGATTTAGGATATTATTACAACAGTATTGGCCGTAAATTGGTAGATTAATGGAGCGTAAAAGAGTATTGATTACCGGTGCAGCCGGATTTCTTGGTTCGCATTTGTGCGACAGATTTATTAAGGAAGATTATCATGTTATTGCGATGGATAACCTGATTACAGGTGATCTGCAAAATATTGAGCATCTTTTTGCATTAGAGAACTTTGAGTTTTCACATCATGATGTTTCCAAGTTTGTTTATGTACCAGGTAAACTGGATTATATCCTTCATTTTGCTTCTCCTGCAAGTCCGATAGATTATCTTAAAATTCCTATACAGACTTTAAAAGTAGGTTCGCTGGGAACACATAATCTTTTGGGTTTAGCTAAAAATAAGAAGGCCCGGATGATCATAGCTTCCACATCAGAAGTATATGGTGATCCAAGTGTAAATCCTCAGCCGGAAGAATATTGGGGAAATGTAAACCCCGTAGGTCCAAGAGGAGTATATGATGAGGCAAAACGTTTCCAGGAAGCTATGACAATGGCTTACCACACTTTTCATGGTTTGGAAACACGTATTGTACGCATATTTAATACTTATGGTCCCAGAATGCGTCTGAATGACGGACGTGTACTGCCGGCTTTTATCGGGCAGGCATTAAGAGGGGAGGACCTGACTGTTTTTGGTGATGGTTCACAGACCCGTTCTTTCTGTTATGTGGATGACCTGGTAGAAGGAATTTACAGACTGTTATTAAGCGATTATGCGCAACCTGTAAATATCGGGAACCCTGATGAAATTACTATCGGGCAGTTTGCCGAAGAAATCATTAAACTTACCGGTACTACGCAAAAAGTTATTTATAAAGATTTACCGGTAGATGATCCTAAACAACGCAGACCAGATATCACTAAAGCAAGGGCTCTGCTTAATTGGGAACCTAAAGTGAACCGTGCAGAGGGCTTGAAAATTACTTATGAATATTTCAAAAGTTTACCTGCAGAAGCATTAATAAACAAAGAACATAAAGATTTTACAACTTATAATCGTTAATTAGAAATGGCAAAAATATTAGTTACAGGAGGAACAGGATTTATTGGTTCTCATACTGCAGTTGAATTGATTAATGCAGGTTACGAAATAATTCTGGTAGACAACTTCTCAAATTCCAACAGAAGAATTCTTACACAACTGGAAACTATTCTTGGTCAGCAACCAGAGTTTGTAGAGCTGGACCTTTGTGATGAAGCTAAAGTGAAAGAATTCGTTGCGCTTCATCCTGAAATTACCGGAGTAATTCATTTTGCAGCCTATAAGGCAGTAGGTGAATCGGTACAGCAGCCACTTAAATATTACAGGAATAACTTTTATTCGTTAATCAACCTGATTAATGCTTTTGACAGTAAAATAGATCTGGTATTTTCATCGTCCTGTACCGTATACGGGCAGCCTGATCATTTACCGGTAACAGAAGACGCGCCTGTTAAGAAAGCAGAATCACCTTACGGAAATACAAAACAGATAGCAGAAGAAATTCTGGCCGAAACCTGTGCAGTTACCCCTGGTTTAAACGTAACGTCACTGCGTTATTTTAATCCGGTTGGTGCTCATGAAACAGCTCTGATTGGTGAATTGCCTATAGGTGTGCCTCAGAATCTGATTCCTTTTATCACACAATCAGCAATTGGTAAACGTGGTCCTATTACAGTTTACGGTGACGATTATAATACACCTGATGGCAGTGCAATCAGAGACTATATACATGTGGTAGATCTTGCCAAAGCACATGTTGCTGCAATTAAGCGTATGGAAAGTGGTAAAGCAGCTACTAATTATGAAGTCTTTAATTTAGGAACAGGCAAAGGCAGTTCTGTACTGGAAATTATCGGCGCTTTTGAAAAATCAACCGGTGTGAAATTAAACTATACAATAGGGGCAAGAAGAGAAGGAGATATTGAACAGGTATGGGGTGATGTAACCAAATCTGCTGCTCAGCTTGGCTGGAAGGCAGAACTGGGGATTGACCAGATGATGTCATCGGCATGGGCATGGGAAAACTACATTAAAGATAACCCCTTTTAAATGTTATTAAAAGATCATAAAGACCTTAAAGCAGCAATAACAGCAATCCCTGATAAAGAAAAGGATAAGTTATTGCTTCGTCTGATCGCAAAAGATAAAGTACTGACAGAGCATCTCCATTTTAAGTTACTGGAAGATAAAGCTGACCTTGAAGAAAGACATCAATTACTGAAACAGGAAATTGACGAATCAGTAGAAATACTGAATCAGATGAGAAAAGCAACTTCTAAAGATGCATTGCTTATACTGAGAAAGCTGAACGGCAGGGTTAATCATCATTATAAAGTGACTAAAGATCCTAATACAGAAGCAGAACTTAGATTGTACTTATTGAAAAGTGTACCTGCAGGTTATAACGAAAGTGTATTATCGCCGCTGGCTAAGTTTAATGAACGTTTGAAAACTTATTTTTTGAGAACAACACTGGCCTTATACAAAAAGTATCAGAAGCTGCATGAAGATTTACAGTATGATCTGAAAGATGAGTTTAATGCAGTCCTGCAAAAGCTGGAACAACAGGACTTAACAAAAGCGGCATCAGAATTGGGGTTGCCCAAAGAAGTTTAAAATACCTACAAAAAAGAAGATAAAAGATAGGAACAATGAAGAAGATTTTAATAACGGGAGGTGCAGGATTTATCGGTTCTCATGTAGTGAGAAGATTCGTTAATAAATATCCTGATTATCAAATCGTAAATCTGGATAAGTTAACATATGCTGGTAATCTTGCCAATTTAACAGATATAGAAGCAAACCCAAATTACAAATTTGTAAAGGCAGATATTACTGATGCAGAAGAAATCAATGCATTGTTCAAGCAGGAAAATTTTGATGCTGTAATCCACCTGGCAGCAGAGTCACATGTTGACAGATCTATTACAGATCCTACAGCATTTGTAATGACAAACGTAATTGGTACAGTTAACCTGCTTAATGCAGCAAGAGAATTCTGGAAAGGTGACTATCAGACTAAACGTTTTTATCATGTATCAACGGATGAAGTTTATGGCGCTTTAGGTGATACGGGTATGTTTACTGAAAGTACCAGTTATGATCCACATAGTCCTTATTCTGCTTCCAAAGCATCGTCAGATCATTTTGTAAGAGCTTATCATGATACTTATGGTATTGATATTGTAATCTCAAACTGTTCTAATAATTACGGATCTCATCACTTCCCTGAAAAGCTGATTCCACTGGCTATTAACAATATCAAAAATAGCCTCCCGGTACCGGTTTATGGCAAAGGAGAGAATATCCGTGACTGGTTATGGGTAGAAGATCATGCACGTGCTATTGATGTTATTTTTCATGAAGCTAAAACAGGAGAAACCTATAATATAGGTGGACACAATGAGTGGAAAAATATTGATCTGATCCATTTACTATGTAAAATCATGGATAAGAAATTAGGCCGCGGAGAAGGTGAGTCTGCTAAACTGATCACTTTTGTAACTGACCGTGCCGGACATGATTTGCGTTATGCAATTGATTCCACGAAGTTGCAGGAAAAACTGAACTGGGTGCCTAGTCTGCAGTTTGAAGAAGGGTTGGAGAAGACAGTAGAGTGGTATCTTGAGAATGAAGAATGGTTGAATAACGTTACTTCAGGAAACTATCAAAAGTACTATCAAACTCAGTATAACAGATAGTCCCGGAGCATAAGATATAAAAGTCTGTTATCCAATTCTGATGCGGAATTCCTCCTGGAAGGCCGTGAATGTCAGGATTGAGTAACAGACTTTTTGCGTAGCGGGATTGCTCTTTAATTATTCGTAACGCAATGCTTCTACCGGATCAAGTTTTGAGGCTTTCTTGGCGGGATAATAACCAGAAGCCACCCCAACCAGAACACACAGTGCAAATCCACCAAGGATGAATAGCCACGGTATAATAAATGAACCACCCATCATGAGTGAAATTGCATTTCCAAGCATTACACCAAACAGAATACCCATAGCACCTCCCATCAGACATATCATGACAGCTTCAATCAGAAACTGTTTTCTGATAACCGAAGGATTTGCGCCGATAGCCTTCCTGATCCCAATCTCACGGGTACGCTCAGTTACTGAAACCAGCATGATGTTCATCAGACCTATAGAAGCACCGATCAGGGTAATTACCCCAATGGCTACCCCACCGATTGCAATCATCGCAAGATCTTTAAACAAAGTCTGAGCAAGGGCATCACTTTTGGTTATTTCAAAGTCATTAGGCTCTTTGATTTTTATTTTACGTACATTCCTGAACTCGGCAGTTGCCTCCCCAATGACATTCTCCATCTGCTCCGGTTTAGTAACCATAATACTGATAGTATAAGAGGGGTTAGGAGATGCATTAATGACCTTTGCTTTATATAGCGGGATGAAGATAGCCCTGTCGGCACTGAATCCCATACTGGAACCCTTTGGAGCCAGTACACCAACTACTTTTAAACGGGTTCCACCTGCGGTAATAAATTTATCAACAGGAGACTCTTTTTTGAATAGGGAAGTACCAATCTCACTACCAATAATACAGACATTTGGTCCTTGTTCTGCCTCTTCAGCAGTGAAATTACGTCCGCTGGCAATATCTACCCCCTGAGACTTCAGTCCATTTTCGTCAATACCCCGGATATTGATATTCGGATTTGTTTTTTCCTGATTGTATTTTGCTGTAGCTCCACCAGAGGCAATTACGCTGATGGTGATTACAGCCGGAACATCCAGTTGTTTTTTTAAGGTAATTGCATCATCGTAGCGTATAGCTTTGGATGCTTTAGCCTGTTGACCGGGGCCACCAAAATTAATACCAGAACCTCTGTTCCTGATGGTAAAAGCATTTGCCCCCATATTGGAAAATGCATCCGTCATACTTGTTTTTACCGCATCCAGAGTAGTCAGAATCCCTACCAGCGCTGATAAACCAATGGCGATAATTAATGCAGTAAGCATAGTACGCAGACGGTTACTTTGTATAGATTGCAGGGCGAGCCTTATATTTTCTGTATAGGTCATTTCTTCTTGAGCTGATTTGGATGGGTTAAAAATAAAAAGTCCCGCTGTTAGGACAACGGGACTTTTAAAATGTTACAGGAAATTTTTTTTATTTATACTGAAAAACTGGTTCCACAACCACAGGTACTTTCTGCATTTGGATTACTAAAAGTAAAACCTCTTGAGTTTAATCCATCCTGCCAGTCTACCTGCATGCCCAGTAAATACATCTGGTGTGCTTTATTCATGAAAATTTTCATTCCACTAATGATAAATTCCTGATCTCCATCTTTTTTCTGGTCAAAGCCCAGCAAATAGCTCATGCCTGAACATCCGCCACCTTCAACACCAACGCGTAAACCAAAATCTTCAGCAATTTCCTGCTGATCTTTTAATTTCAAAAGTTCTTTTAAAGCCGTTTCAGTAAAAGAAACCGGTGCAAATGCTGTATCAACTGTACTCATGATATTTCTAATTTGGAATAACAAATATATCCTTATGGCGCACAAACATGTGGCTTTGGCTATCCAATAGCCGGATTGTCTGAGCAAAGATAATAACAAATGGTTTATAATGTATAAGATAAAAAGTGCAGGACAGTCAATTTGAGGTAAAGAATTAAAATGTCTCTTTATTTTTTGGCTGAGATTCAAATGGCCCGGAACAGATCAGGAATAAATTTTTGAAATTTCTAGAAATAAAAATACATTTTTGCTGAAGACAAATAGAAACAATGAACATACAATATTTTTTTACCCTCGTGGCCGTTCTGGCAGCAGGAGGGATCATCACTGTATTTTTTACCTGGTATCTGATTAGAAATGATCTTCAGAAATATTTCAGCATAAAATCTTTTGAGTCCGGAAAAGAAGAACGAAGTCAGTTACTTCCACTTCGTTTACAGGCACATGAACGTATGATAGTTTTTGTGGAAAGACTTAATCCTGCTAATCTTTTTATCCGCCTGCATCAGCAGGGAATCTCTGCCAGAGAGCTGCAATCAGTCATTCTGAATGAAATCAGATCAGAATATCAGCATAATGTGAGCCAGCAATTGTATGTATCAGCAGCAAGCTGGACAGTTATGCGTAAATTAAAAGAAGATACTATTGCCATGCTTAATAATGCTGTAGCAGGCCTGCCTGCCGATGCAAGTGGCGTAGAGCTGAGCAGAAAGGTTCTGGAGCATATGGCAGGAATTGCCGATAACCCATATGAGCTTACACTTCAGCTGATTCAAAAAGATATTCATCAGTTATTTTAATATGGAAGATAAAAAATTCGTTACCAGTTCAGGAATAGAAATCAAGGCAACTTATACCCTTGCTAAGCCAATGACTGAAATACCAGGTGAGTTTCCCTATACAAGAGGTATTCAGAAAGATATGTATCGTGGCAGATTGTGGACTATGCGTCAATACGCAGGTTTTAGCACCGCCGAAGAGTCAAATAAACGTTATCACTATCTTTTACAGCAAGGGACAATGGGTTTGTCTGTTGCGTTTGATCTGCCTACCCAGATCGGTTATGATTCTGATCATGAAATGGCTGAAGGTGAGGTTGGAAAAGTGGGGGTTGCCATTGATTCCCTGAAAGATATGGAAACTTTGTTTGATGGTATTGAACTGGAAAAAATAACTACTTCCATGACGATCAATGCCACTGCGTCTATTTTACTGGCGATGTATATTGCGCTGGCTAAAAAGCAGGGAGCAGATATCAGACAAATATCGGGAACTATACAGAATGATATCTTAAAAGAATACGCAGCCAGGGGCACTTATATTTACCCGCCTAAATCCTCAATGCGGATCATTACAGATATTTTTGAGTACTGCAGTAAAGAGGTTCCGAAATGGAATACGATCTCCATTTCAGGTTATCATATTCGTGAGGCCGGCTCTACAGCCGTGCAGGAACTGGCTTTTACGCTGGCCAATGGAAAAGCCTATTTGAATGCTGCTCTGGAAAAGGGACTCGATATCAATATTTTTGCTAAACGTCTTTCTTTCTTTTTCAATTGTCATAACAACTTTTTTGAGGAGATAGCAAAATTTCGTGCTGCCAGAAGAATGTGGGCTAATATTACCAAATCTTTGGGCGCGACAGATGAGAAGGCGCAAATGTTGCGTTTTCACACCCAAACGGGCGGCTCTACGCTCACGGCACAGCAACCGATGAATAATATCATCAGAGTGACTAATCAAGCCATGGCGGCCGTCCTTGGAGGTACGCAGTCTTTACATACCAATGGTTATGACGAAGCATTGTCTTTGCCTACTGAGGCAGCAGCAAAAATTGCTTTGCGTACACAGCAGGTTATTGCGTTTGAGAGTGGAGTGACAGAGACAGTAGATCCGCTGGCAGGTTCTTTCTTTGTGGAAAACCTGACTAACGAAATTGAAGCTGCTGCGCAGTTGTATATCGATAAGATTGATGCCATGGGCGGATCAGTAAATGCGATTGAAAATGGCTATATTCAGAATGAAATTGCGGATGCAGCTTATGCTTATCAGGTAGAGGTAGAAGAAGCAACCAGGGTAATTGTCGGGGTGAATAAATTTACACAGGAAAAAGAAGGTATTACCGATACGTTAAGGATAGATGAATCGATAAGAACGATACAGACTGATAAATTAAACCAGTTGAAAAAAGAGCGGGACAATGCGGCGGTAACAGCTGCACTGGTTAACCTGAAAAAGGCAGCTGAATCTACTGAAAACCTCATGCCGTTCATCCTGACAGCAGTGGAGTCCTATGCTACTTTAGGAGAAATTGCAGACGTGATGCGTAGTGTTTTTGGTGAGTATTAAATGTAATGTTAAAAAATAGTTATCCACATAAAAAATTTAGGTTAACTATGGTATTACTCTGCTGATTAGGTACTTACTAAATAAATGAAATTTTAGTTTTTTTTGTTGATAATTTTTTGAATCTTCGATCTCTCGGATCAGCAGTTTCTATAGGCTGATTTCGTTGGGTAAAATCATTAATATATTAAGGGCACTATGGAAAAAACTTGTACCGAAGTATGGAAAAACTGTCTTCAAATTATTAAGGACAATATCCCGAGCCAGAGTTTTAAAACCTGGTTCGAACCGATCTCTGCCCTTAAGCTGGATGGCAAAGTTTTAACTATTCAGGTACCCAGTTTATTTTTCTATGAATGGTTGGAGGAACACTATGTCGGCCTGCTGCGTAAGACTGTTAAAAAGCAGCTTGGAGACGATGGCAGGCTGGAGTACAACATTGTTGTGGACAAGTCTTCGAACAGTGGTTCTCCCTATACGACCAATATGCCTTCCAACGGTAACGGTGCAGAAGCTAAACTGCAATCCATGCCCATCCCTGTTTCTATCAACAAGGACATTAAAAACCCATTTATCATACCAGGTCTGAAAAAGCTGAATGTAGATCCTCAGTTAAATTCAAATTATACCTTTGAGAACTATATTGAGGGTGATTGTAACCGTCTTGCACGGTCGGCCGGTTATGCTGTTGCAGCAAAACCAGGGGGAACTTCCTTTAATCCCTTAATGATTTATGGCGGTGTAGGTTTGGGTAAAACCCATCTGGGACAGGCTATAGGAAATGAAATTAAAAGGACGATGCCGGATAAACTGGTTATTTATGTGTCCTGTGAGAAGTTCTGCCAGCAATTTGTAGACTCTCTGAAAAATAATACGATCAATGACTTTGTGAATTTCTATCAGGCAATGGACGTTATCATCATGGATGATGTGCATAATTTTGCCGGAAAAGAAAAAACGCAGGATATCTTCTTTCATATTTTCAATCATCTGCATCAGTCAGGTAAACAGGTTATTCTGACCTCTGATAAAGCGCCCAAAGATCTTGCCGGACTGGAAGAAAGATTACTAAGCAGGTTCAAATGGGGGCTTTCAGCAGATCTGCAGATTCCTGATCTGGAAACCAGGATTGCTATCCTGAGAAAGAAAATGTACGCAGATGGAATTGAACTTCCGCTGGAAGTTGTTGAATATGTTGCTAATAACATTGATAATAATGTCAGAGAGCTGGAAGGAGCGATGGTATCACTGCTTGCTCAATCTACTTTGAATAAAAAAGATATTGATCTTTCTCTGGCCAAACAGATGCTGAAGAACTTTATCAAAAACACCACCAAAGAGATTTCAATGGAGTACATACAAAAACTGGTATGTGAATACTTTGAAGTTCCTGTGGATATGGTGAAATCCTCTACCCGTAAAAGAGAAATTGTACAGGCAAGACAGATTTCTATGTATCTTTCTAAAAGCCATACCAAATCTTCGCTGAAAACGATAGGTGCTTTCTTTGGAGGCAGAGATCACTCTACTGTAATCTATGCCTGT
This portion of the Pedobacter lusitanus genome encodes:
- the dnaA gene encoding chromosomal replication initiator protein DnaA; this translates as MEKTCTEVWKNCLQIIKDNIPSQSFKTWFEPISALKLDGKVLTIQVPSLFFYEWLEEHYVGLLRKTVKKQLGDDGRLEYNIVVDKSSNSGSPYTTNMPSNGNGAEAKLQSMPIPVSINKDIKNPFIIPGLKKLNVDPQLNSNYTFENYIEGDCNRLARSAGYAVAAKPGGTSFNPLMIYGGVGLGKTHLGQAIGNEIKRTMPDKLVIYVSCEKFCQQFVDSLKNNTINDFVNFYQAMDVIIMDDVHNFAGKEKTQDIFFHIFNHLHQSGKQVILTSDKAPKDLAGLEERLLSRFKWGLSADLQIPDLETRIAILRKKMYADGIELPLEVVEYVANNIDNNVRELEGAMVSLLAQSTLNKKDIDLSLAKQMLKNFIKNTTKEISMEYIQKLVCEYFEVPVDMVKSSTRKREIVQARQISMYLSKSHTKSSLKTIGAFFGGRDHSTVIYACQTVEDLIDTDKKFKGYVHDIQKKLKMS
- a CDS encoding acyl-CoA mutase large subunit family protein; this encodes MEDKKFVTSSGIEIKATYTLAKPMTEIPGEFPYTRGIQKDMYRGRLWTMRQYAGFSTAEESNKRYHYLLQQGTMGLSVAFDLPTQIGYDSDHEMAEGEVGKVGVAIDSLKDMETLFDGIELEKITTSMTINATASILLAMYIALAKKQGADIRQISGTIQNDILKEYAARGTYIYPPKSSMRIITDIFEYCSKEVPKWNTISISGYHIREAGSTAVQELAFTLANGKAYLNAALEKGLDINIFAKRLSFFFNCHNNFFEEIAKFRAARRMWANITKSLGATDEKAQMLRFHTQTGGSTLTAQQPMNNIIRVTNQAMAAVLGGTQSLHTNGYDEALSLPTEAAAKIALRTQQVIAFESGVTETVDPLAGSFFVENLTNEIEAAAQLYIDKIDAMGGSVNAIENGYIQNEIADAAYAYQVEVEEATRVIVGVNKFTQEKEGITDTLRIDESIRTIQTDKLNQLKKERDNAAVTAALVNLKKAAESTENLMPFILTAVESYATLGEIADVMRSVFGEY
- a CDS encoding HesB/IscA family protein, with amino-acid sequence MSTVDTAFAPVSFTETALKELLKLKDQQEIAEDFGLRVGVEGGGCSGMSYLLGFDQKKDGDQEFIISGMKIFMNKAHQMYLLGMQVDWQDGLNSRGFTFSNPNAESTCGCGTSFSV
- a CDS encoding ABC transporter permease, which produces MTYTENIRLALQSIQSNRLRTMLTALIIAIGLSALVGILTTLDAVKTSMTDAFSNMGANAFTIRNRGSGINFGGPGQQAKASKAIRYDDAITLKKQLDVPAVITISVIASGGATAKYNQEKTNPNINIRGIDENGLKSQGVDIASGRNFTAEEAEQGPNVCIIGSEIGTSLFKKESPVDKFITAGGTRLKVVGVLAPKGSSMGFSADRAIFIPLYKAKVINASPNPSYTISIMVTKPEQMENVIGEATAEFRNVRKIKIKEPNDFEITKSDALAQTLFKDLAMIAIGGVAIGVITLIGASIGLMNIMLVSVTERTREIGIRKAIGANPSVIRKQFLIEAVMICLMGGAMGILFGVMLGNAISLMMGGSFIIPWLFILGGFALCVLVGVASGYYPAKKASKLDPVEALRYE